From the genome of Nasonia vitripennis strain AsymCx chromosome 1, Nvit_psr_1.1, whole genome shotgun sequence, one region includes:
- the LOC100123783 gene encoding synaptotagmin-7 isoform X10 → MGSTANEELGRENGRNMWAAVTRSLEILVAFFEYYTVRTTGSPGSKSPAGVSGGPASATGSSGTSAGNASGAAVGPGGEPRTPTAGPQNKQLQNVKGEHPSKAFLQSRSISLVDMYIDNAEPTENVGQIHFSLEYDFQSTTLILRIIQGKDLPAKDLSGTSDPYVRVTLLPDKKHRLETKIKRRTLNPRWNETFYFEGFPIQKLQSRVLHLHVFDYDRFSRDDSIGEMFLPLCQVDLSEKPSFWKSLKPPAKDKCGELLCSLCYHPSNSVLTLTVLKARNLKAKDINGKSDPYVKVWLQFGDKRIEKRKTEIYKCTLNPVFNEPFSFNVPWEKIRECSLDVMVMDFDNIGRNELIGRILLAGKNGSGASETKHWQDMITKPRQTIVQWHRLKPE, encoded by the exons ATGGGTTCGACCGCCAACGAG GAACTTGGCCGAGAGAACGGGCGAAATATGTGGGCCGCAGTCACTCGATCCCTGGAAATACTAGTTGCCTTCTTCGAGTACTACACCGTCAG AACGACAGGCAGCCCGGGGAGCAAATCGCCGGCGGGAGTGAGCGGAGGCCCGGCCTCGGCCACCGGAAGCAGTGGTACCTCGGCAGGAAATGCCAGCGGGGCGGCGGTGGGTCCGGGCGGTGAGCCCAGGACACCCACCGCTGGACCCCAGAACAAGCAGCTACAGAATGTCAAGGGAGAGCATCCTTCG AAGGCCTTTCTGCAGAGCAGATCCATTTCGCTGGTGGACATGTACATCGACAACGCGGAGCCCACCGAGAACGTCGGCCAGATTCACTTCAGCCTCGAGTACGACTTCCAGAGTACCACGCTCATTTTGCGCATTATACAG GGTAAGGACTTACCAGCGAAGGATCTGTCCGGCACGTCCGATCCTTATGTGAGAGTCACCCTGCTGCCCGACAAGAAGCACCGACTCGAGACGAAGATCAAGAGGAGAACCCTCAATCCAAGATGGAACGAGACCTTTTATTTTGAAG GCTTTCCGATTCAGAAGTTACAGAGCCGAGTGCTCCACCTCCACGTCTTTGACTACGATCGATTCTCTAGGGACGACTCCATAGGGGAGATGTTCCTGCCGCTCTGCCAG GTCGATCTCTCGGAGAAGCCGTCGTTCTGGAAGTCCCTGAAGCCACCAGCGAAGGACAAGTGCGGCGAGCTTCTCTGCTCGCTCTGCTACCACCCGAGCAACTCGGTACTCACACTCACGGTCCTCAAGGCGCGGAACCTCAAGGCCAAGGACATCAACGGAAAGTCAG ATCCGTACGTGAAGGTCTGGCTGCAGTTCGGCGACAAGAGGATCGAGAAGCGCAAAACCGAGATCTACAAGTGCACCCTGAATCCAGTATTCAACGAGCCGTTCTCCTTCAATGTCCCCTGGGAGAAGATCCGAGAGTGCTCGCTGGACGTCATGGTCATGGATTTCGATAATATTGGCAGGAACGAGCTGATTGGCCGCATACTTCTTGCAG GTAAAAACGGCAGCGGAGCGAGCGAGACGAAGCACTGGCAGGACATGATAACGAAGCCGAGGCAGACGATCGTGCAGTGGCACCGCCTCAAGCCCGAGTAA
- the LOC100123783 gene encoding synaptotagmin-7 isoform X6 produces the protein MGSTANEELGRENGRNMWAAVTRSLEILVAFFEYYTVRAQLETTGSPGSKSPAGVSGGPASATGSSGTSAGNASGAAVGPGGEPRTPTAGPQNKQLQNVKGEHPSVSSEKAFLQSRSISLVDMYIDNAEPTENVGQIHFSLEYDFQSTTLILRIIQGKDLPAKDLSGTSDPYVRVTLLPDKKHRLETKIKRRTLNPRWNETFYFEGFPIQKLQSRVLHLHVFDYDRFSRDDSIGEMFLPLCQVDLSEKPSFWKSLKPPAKDKCGELLCSLCYHPSNSVLTLTVLKARNLKAKDINGKSDPYVKVWLQFGDKRIEKRKTEIYKCTLNPVFNEPFSFNVPWEKIRECSLDVMVMDFDNIGRNELIGRILLAGKNGSGASETKHWQDMITKPRQTIVQWHRLKPE, from the exons ATGGGTTCGACCGCCAACGAG GAACTTGGCCGAGAGAACGGGCGAAATATGTGGGCCGCAGTCACTCGATCCCTGGAAATACTAGTTGCCTTCTTCGAGTACTACACCGTCAG agcgCAGCTAGA AACGACAGGCAGCCCGGGGAGCAAATCGCCGGCGGGAGTGAGCGGAGGCCCGGCCTCGGCCACCGGAAGCAGTGGTACCTCGGCAGGAAATGCCAGCGGGGCGGCGGTGGGTCCGGGCGGTGAGCCCAGGACACCCACCGCTGGACCCCAGAACAAGCAGCTACAGAATGTCAAGGGAGAGCATCCTTCGGTAAGTTCAGAG AAGGCCTTTCTGCAGAGCAGATCCATTTCGCTGGTGGACATGTACATCGACAACGCGGAGCCCACCGAGAACGTCGGCCAGATTCACTTCAGCCTCGAGTACGACTTCCAGAGTACCACGCTCATTTTGCGCATTATACAG GGTAAGGACTTACCAGCGAAGGATCTGTCCGGCACGTCCGATCCTTATGTGAGAGTCACCCTGCTGCCCGACAAGAAGCACCGACTCGAGACGAAGATCAAGAGGAGAACCCTCAATCCAAGATGGAACGAGACCTTTTATTTTGAAG GCTTTCCGATTCAGAAGTTACAGAGCCGAGTGCTCCACCTCCACGTCTTTGACTACGATCGATTCTCTAGGGACGACTCCATAGGGGAGATGTTCCTGCCGCTCTGCCAG GTCGATCTCTCGGAGAAGCCGTCGTTCTGGAAGTCCCTGAAGCCACCAGCGAAGGACAAGTGCGGCGAGCTTCTCTGCTCGCTCTGCTACCACCCGAGCAACTCGGTACTCACACTCACGGTCCTCAAGGCGCGGAACCTCAAGGCCAAGGACATCAACGGAAAGTCAG ATCCGTACGTGAAGGTCTGGCTGCAGTTCGGCGACAAGAGGATCGAGAAGCGCAAAACCGAGATCTACAAGTGCACCCTGAATCCAGTATTCAACGAGCCGTTCTCCTTCAATGTCCCCTGGGAGAAGATCCGAGAGTGCTCGCTGGACGTCATGGTCATGGATTTCGATAATATTGGCAGGAACGAGCTGATTGGCCGCATACTTCTTGCAG GTAAAAACGGCAGCGGAGCGAGCGAGACGAAGCACTGGCAGGACATGATAACGAAGCCGAGGCAGACGATCGTGCAGTGGCACCGCCTCAAGCCCGAGTAA
- the LOC100123783 gene encoding synaptotagmin-7 isoform X8, whose product MGSTANEELGRENGRNMWAAVTRSLEILVAFFEYYTVRTTGSPGSKSPAGVSGGPASATGSSGTSAGNASGAAVGPGGEPRTPTAGPQNKQLQNVKGEHPSVSSEKAFLQSRSISLVDMYIDNAEPTENVGQIHFSLEYDFQSTTLILRIIQGKDLPAKDLSGTSDPYVRVTLLPDKKHRLETKIKRRTLNPRWNETFYFEGFPIQKLQSRVLHLHVFDYDRFSRDDSIGEMFLPLCQVDLSEKPSFWKSLKPPAKDKCGELLCSLCYHPSNSVLTLTVLKARNLKAKDINGKSDPYVKVWLQFGDKRIEKRKTEIYKCTLNPVFNEPFSFNVPWEKIRECSLDVMVMDFDNIGRNELIGRILLAGKNGSGASETKHWQDMITKPRQTIVQWHRLKPE is encoded by the exons ATGGGTTCGACCGCCAACGAG GAACTTGGCCGAGAGAACGGGCGAAATATGTGGGCCGCAGTCACTCGATCCCTGGAAATACTAGTTGCCTTCTTCGAGTACTACACCGTCAG AACGACAGGCAGCCCGGGGAGCAAATCGCCGGCGGGAGTGAGCGGAGGCCCGGCCTCGGCCACCGGAAGCAGTGGTACCTCGGCAGGAAATGCCAGCGGGGCGGCGGTGGGTCCGGGCGGTGAGCCCAGGACACCCACCGCTGGACCCCAGAACAAGCAGCTACAGAATGTCAAGGGAGAGCATCCTTCGGTAAGTTCAGAG AAGGCCTTTCTGCAGAGCAGATCCATTTCGCTGGTGGACATGTACATCGACAACGCGGAGCCCACCGAGAACGTCGGCCAGATTCACTTCAGCCTCGAGTACGACTTCCAGAGTACCACGCTCATTTTGCGCATTATACAG GGTAAGGACTTACCAGCGAAGGATCTGTCCGGCACGTCCGATCCTTATGTGAGAGTCACCCTGCTGCCCGACAAGAAGCACCGACTCGAGACGAAGATCAAGAGGAGAACCCTCAATCCAAGATGGAACGAGACCTTTTATTTTGAAG GCTTTCCGATTCAGAAGTTACAGAGCCGAGTGCTCCACCTCCACGTCTTTGACTACGATCGATTCTCTAGGGACGACTCCATAGGGGAGATGTTCCTGCCGCTCTGCCAG GTCGATCTCTCGGAGAAGCCGTCGTTCTGGAAGTCCCTGAAGCCACCAGCGAAGGACAAGTGCGGCGAGCTTCTCTGCTCGCTCTGCTACCACCCGAGCAACTCGGTACTCACACTCACGGTCCTCAAGGCGCGGAACCTCAAGGCCAAGGACATCAACGGAAAGTCAG ATCCGTACGTGAAGGTCTGGCTGCAGTTCGGCGACAAGAGGATCGAGAAGCGCAAAACCGAGATCTACAAGTGCACCCTGAATCCAGTATTCAACGAGCCGTTCTCCTTCAATGTCCCCTGGGAGAAGATCCGAGAGTGCTCGCTGGACGTCATGGTCATGGATTTCGATAATATTGGCAGGAACGAGCTGATTGGCCGCATACTTCTTGCAG GTAAAAACGGCAGCGGAGCGAGCGAGACGAAGCACTGGCAGGACATGATAACGAAGCCGAGGCAGACGATCGTGCAGTGGCACCGCCTCAAGCCCGAGTAA
- the LOC100123783 gene encoding synaptotagmin-7 isoform X11, producing the protein MDLTRSIVFCTNFLIAQLETTGSPGSKSPAGVSGGPASATGSSGTSAGNASGAAVGPGGEPRTPTAGPQNKQLQNVKGEHPSVSSEKAFLQSRSISLVDMYIDNAEPTENVGQIHFSLEYDFQSTTLILRIIQGKDLPAKDLSGTSDPYVRVTLLPDKKHRLETKIKRRTLNPRWNETFYFEGFPIQKLQSRVLHLHVFDYDRFSRDDSIGEMFLPLCQVDLSEKPSFWKSLKPPAKDKCGELLCSLCYHPSNSVLTLTVLKARNLKAKDINGKSDPYVKVWLQFGDKRIEKRKTEIYKCTLNPVFNEPFSFNVPWEKIRECSLDVMVMDFDNIGRNELIGRILLAGKNGSGASETKHWQDMITKPRQTIVQWHRLKPE; encoded by the exons ATGGATCTCACGAGAAGCATCGTTTTCTGTACGAATTTCCTCAT agcgCAGCTAGA AACGACAGGCAGCCCGGGGAGCAAATCGCCGGCGGGAGTGAGCGGAGGCCCGGCCTCGGCCACCGGAAGCAGTGGTACCTCGGCAGGAAATGCCAGCGGGGCGGCGGTGGGTCCGGGCGGTGAGCCCAGGACACCCACCGCTGGACCCCAGAACAAGCAGCTACAGAATGTCAAGGGAGAGCATCCTTCGGTAAGTTCAGAG AAGGCCTTTCTGCAGAGCAGATCCATTTCGCTGGTGGACATGTACATCGACAACGCGGAGCCCACCGAGAACGTCGGCCAGATTCACTTCAGCCTCGAGTACGACTTCCAGAGTACCACGCTCATTTTGCGCATTATACAG GGTAAGGACTTACCAGCGAAGGATCTGTCCGGCACGTCCGATCCTTATGTGAGAGTCACCCTGCTGCCCGACAAGAAGCACCGACTCGAGACGAAGATCAAGAGGAGAACCCTCAATCCAAGATGGAACGAGACCTTTTATTTTGAAG GCTTTCCGATTCAGAAGTTACAGAGCCGAGTGCTCCACCTCCACGTCTTTGACTACGATCGATTCTCTAGGGACGACTCCATAGGGGAGATGTTCCTGCCGCTCTGCCAG GTCGATCTCTCGGAGAAGCCGTCGTTCTGGAAGTCCCTGAAGCCACCAGCGAAGGACAAGTGCGGCGAGCTTCTCTGCTCGCTCTGCTACCACCCGAGCAACTCGGTACTCACACTCACGGTCCTCAAGGCGCGGAACCTCAAGGCCAAGGACATCAACGGAAAGTCAG ATCCGTACGTGAAGGTCTGGCTGCAGTTCGGCGACAAGAGGATCGAGAAGCGCAAAACCGAGATCTACAAGTGCACCCTGAATCCAGTATTCAACGAGCCGTTCTCCTTCAATGTCCCCTGGGAGAAGATCCGAGAGTGCTCGCTGGACGTCATGGTCATGGATTTCGATAATATTGGCAGGAACGAGCTGATTGGCCGCATACTTCTTGCAG GTAAAAACGGCAGCGGAGCGAGCGAGACGAAGCACTGGCAGGACATGATAACGAAGCCGAGGCAGACGATCGTGCAGTGGCACCGCCTCAAGCCCGAGTAA
- the LOC100123783 gene encoding synaptotagmin-7 isoform X9: protein MDVAASAGAMLDGLKNNRISKLALSRFLSQSLAQLETTGSPGSKSPAGVSGGPASATGSSGTSAGNASGAAVGPGGEPRTPTAGPQNKQLQNVKGEHPSVSSEKAFLQSRSISLVDMYIDNAEPTENVGQIHFSLEYDFQSTTLILRIIQGKDLPAKDLSGTSDPYVRVTLLPDKKHRLETKIKRRTLNPRWNETFYFEGFPIQKLQSRVLHLHVFDYDRFSRDDSIGEMFLPLCQVDLSEKPSFWKSLKPPAKDKCGELLCSLCYHPSNSVLTLTVLKARNLKAKDINGKSDPYVKVWLQFGDKRIEKRKTEIYKCTLNPVFNEPFSFNVPWEKIRECSLDVMVMDFDNIGRNELIGRILLAGKNGSGASETKHWQDMITKPRQTIVQWHRLKPE from the exons agcgCAGCTAGA AACGACAGGCAGCCCGGGGAGCAAATCGCCGGCGGGAGTGAGCGGAGGCCCGGCCTCGGCCACCGGAAGCAGTGGTACCTCGGCAGGAAATGCCAGCGGGGCGGCGGTGGGTCCGGGCGGTGAGCCCAGGACACCCACCGCTGGACCCCAGAACAAGCAGCTACAGAATGTCAAGGGAGAGCATCCTTCGGTAAGTTCAGAG AAGGCCTTTCTGCAGAGCAGATCCATTTCGCTGGTGGACATGTACATCGACAACGCGGAGCCCACCGAGAACGTCGGCCAGATTCACTTCAGCCTCGAGTACGACTTCCAGAGTACCACGCTCATTTTGCGCATTATACAG GGTAAGGACTTACCAGCGAAGGATCTGTCCGGCACGTCCGATCCTTATGTGAGAGTCACCCTGCTGCCCGACAAGAAGCACCGACTCGAGACGAAGATCAAGAGGAGAACCCTCAATCCAAGATGGAACGAGACCTTTTATTTTGAAG GCTTTCCGATTCAGAAGTTACAGAGCCGAGTGCTCCACCTCCACGTCTTTGACTACGATCGATTCTCTAGGGACGACTCCATAGGGGAGATGTTCCTGCCGCTCTGCCAG GTCGATCTCTCGGAGAAGCCGTCGTTCTGGAAGTCCCTGAAGCCACCAGCGAAGGACAAGTGCGGCGAGCTTCTCTGCTCGCTCTGCTACCACCCGAGCAACTCGGTACTCACACTCACGGTCCTCAAGGCGCGGAACCTCAAGGCCAAGGACATCAACGGAAAGTCAG ATCCGTACGTGAAGGTCTGGCTGCAGTTCGGCGACAAGAGGATCGAGAAGCGCAAAACCGAGATCTACAAGTGCACCCTGAATCCAGTATTCAACGAGCCGTTCTCCTTCAATGTCCCCTGGGAGAAGATCCGAGAGTGCTCGCTGGACGTCATGGTCATGGATTTCGATAATATTGGCAGGAACGAGCTGATTGGCCGCATACTTCTTGCAG GTAAAAACGGCAGCGGAGCGAGCGAGACGAAGCACTGGCAGGACATGATAACGAAGCCGAGGCAGACGATCGTGCAGTGGCACCGCCTCAAGCCCGAGTAA